A region of Chelonoidis abingdonii isolate Lonesome George chromosome 8, CheloAbing_2.0, whole genome shotgun sequence DNA encodes the following proteins:
- the BCL6 gene encoding B-cell lymphoma 6 protein isoform X3: MASPADSCIQFTRHASDVLLNLNRLRSRDILTDVVIIVNREQFRAHKTVLMACSGLFYSIFTDQLKCNLNIITLAPDINPEGFCILLDFMYTSRLNLRESNIMAVMATALYLQMEHVVDTCRRFVKSSEAEMVSAMKTPREEFLTGRMLSHPEVMAYRSREVSENNMPLRNTSLCDGRAFASTLYSGLSGSPLSYTGYNPIPVNGFLLDDELREARMPLPDVSRVNSFPKERTLPCDSSRTIPADYTRAVTDLSANMCHATIYSPKEAAAEEARSDMHYSIAAGPKPVAPSVRNNPYFACDKAAKEEERTSSEDEISQHFEPTNTPMNRKGLISPQSPQKSDCQPNSPTESSSSKNARIAQSSGSLGTKSPTDPKACNWKKYKFIVLNNLNQSTKQDGGDQNEAETLSPRSYVSTSVCQQSMEPENLDVQSPTKLSLNGEDSTIPQASRLNNIVNRSLDGSPRSSEGQSPLYLHSSKCSSCGSQSPQHSEMCLHTPGSTFGEEMGETHSEYSDSSCGEKPYRCTICGAQFNRPANLKTHTRIHSGEKPYKCETCGARFVQVAHLRAHVLIHTGEKPYPCEICGTRFRHLQTLKSHLRIHTGEKPYHCEKCNLHFRHKSQLRLHLRQKHGAITNTKVQYRVSTTELPPELPKAC, encoded by the exons ATGGCCTCTCCAGCAGACAGCTGCATCCAGTTCACCCGCCATGCAAGCGATGTACTTCTCAATCTCAACCGCCTTCGGAGCCGGGATATCCTCACCGATGTCGTTATCATCGTGAACCGGGAGCAGTTCAGAGCCCACAAAACTGTCCTCATGGCCTGCAG CGGCCTCTTCTACAGCATATTCACCGACCAGCTAAAGTGCAATCTGAACATCATCACTCTGGCCCCAGACATCAACCCTGAGGGATTCTGCATCCTGCTGGACTTCATGTACACCTCCCGCCTCAACCTGAGGGAAAGCAACATCATGGCCGTCATGGCCACCGCGCTGTACCTGCAGATGGAGCACGTCGTCGATACTTGCCGAAGGTTTGTCAAGTCTAG CGAAGCCGAAATGGTCTCTGCAATGAAGACGCCAAGGGAAGAGTTCTTGACGGGCCGGATGCTGAGTCATCCGGAGGTGATGGCTTACAGGAGCCGGGAAGTCTCGGAGAACAACATGCCTCTCCGAAACACGTCTCTCTGCGATGGGAGGGCCTTTGCCTCCACTTTGTACAGTGGCCTGTCTGGATCACCCCTTTCCTACACTGGATACAACCCCATTCCAGTCAATGGTTTCCTCTTAGACGACGAGCTGCGAGAGGCAAGGATGCCCCTGCCGGATGTCTCGAGGGTCAACTCTTTCCCAAAGGAGAGAACGCTGCCATGTGACAGCTCCAGGACAATCCCTGCAGACTACACCAGAGCCGTCACCGATCTTTCAGCCAACATGTGCCATGCCACCATCTATTCTCCAAAAGAGGCTGCTGCCGAAGAGGCCAGAAGTGACATGCACTACAGCATAGCCGCTGGTCCTAAGCCCGTCGCACCTTCGGTCCGAAACAATCCCTACTTCGCCTGTGACAAAGCGGCCAAAGAAGAAGAGCGGACCTCTTCGGAAGATGAGATAAGCCAACACTTCGAACCAACCAACACACCAATGAACCGAAAGGGTCTCAtcagcccccagagcccccagaAATCAGACTGCCAACCCAACTCGCCAACTGAGTCCAGCAGCAGCAAGAACGCCCGCATTGCTCAAAGCTCTGGCTCTCTGGGTACCAAGAGCCCTACCGACCCCAAAGCCTGCAACTGGAAGAAGTACAAATTCATTGTCCTCAACAACCTCAACCAGAGCACCAAGCAAGACGGTGGTGACCAGAACGAAGCGGAGACCCTCTCCCCTCGCTCCTATGTGTCTACGTCAGTTTGCCAGCAGTCCATGGAACCTGAGAATCTAGATGTCCAGTCCCCAACCAAGCTGAGCTTGAATGGGGAAGACTCGACAATCCCACAAGCAAGCAGGCTCAACAACATTGTGAACAG ATCTCTGGATGGGTCCCCTCGGAGCAGTGAGGGGCAGTCCCCTCTGTACCTGCATTCCTCAAAATGCAGCTCCtgtggctcccagtccccccagCATTCTGAGATGTGCCTTCACACCCCTGGCTCGACCTTTGGAGAGGAAATGGGCGAAACCCACTCCGAATACTCCGACTCCAGTTGTG GTGAGAAGCCATATCGTTGCACTATCTGCGGAGCGCAGTTCAACCGGCCGGCCAACCTGAAGACCCACACGCGCATCCACTCCGGAGAGAAGCCCTACAAGTGTGAGACCTGTGGGGCCAGATTTGTCCAG GTTGCCCATCTCCGAGCTCATGTGCTAATCCACACTGGCGAAAAACCCTACCCCTGTGAAATTTGTGGCACACGCTTCCGGCACCTGCAGACGCTCAAAAGTCACCTTCGAATCCACACTGGAGAAAAACCGTACCAT
- the BCL6 gene encoding B-cell lymphoma 6 protein isoform X2, with protein sequence MASPADSCIQFTRHASDVLLNLNRLRSRDILTDVVIIVNREQFRAHKTVLMACSGLFYSIFTDQLKCNLNIITLAPDINPEGFCILLDFMYTSRLNLRESNIMAVMATALYLQMEHVVDTCRSEAEMVSAMKTPREEFLTGRMLSHPEVMAYRSREVSENNMPLRNTSLCDGRAFASTLYSGLSGSPLSYTGYNPIPVNGFLLDDELREARMPLPDVSRVNSFPKERTLPCDSSRTIPADYTRAVTDLSANMCHATIYSPKEAAAEEARSDMHYSIAAGPKPVAPSVRNNPYFACDKAAKEEERTSSEDEISQHFEPTNTPMNRKGLISPQSPQKSDCQPNSPTESSSSKNARIAQSSGSLGTKSPTDPKACNWKKYKFIVLNNLNQSTKQDGGDQNEAETLSPRSYVSTSVCQQSMEPENLDVQSPTKLSLNGEDSTIPQASRLNNIVNRSLDGSPRSSEGQSPLYLHSSKCSSCGSQSPQHSEMCLHTPGSTFGEEMGETHSEYSDSSCENGAFFCNECDCRFSEEASLKRHSLQAHSDKPYKCDRCQASFRYKGNLASHKTVHTGEKPYRCTICGAQFNRPANLKTHTRIHSGEKPYKCETCGARFVQVAHLRAHVLIHTGEKPYPCEICGTRFRHLQTLKSHLRIHTGEKPYHCEKCNLHFRHKSQLRLHLRQKHGAITNTKVQYRVSTTELPPELPKAC encoded by the exons ATGGCCTCTCCAGCAGACAGCTGCATCCAGTTCACCCGCCATGCAAGCGATGTACTTCTCAATCTCAACCGCCTTCGGAGCCGGGATATCCTCACCGATGTCGTTATCATCGTGAACCGGGAGCAGTTCAGAGCCCACAAAACTGTCCTCATGGCCTGCAG CGGCCTCTTCTACAGCATATTCACCGACCAGCTAAAGTGCAATCTGAACATCATCACTCTGGCCCCAGACATCAACCCTGAGGGATTCTGCATCCTGCTGGACTTCATGTACACCTCCCGCCTCAACCTGAGGGAAAGCAACATCATGGCCGTCATGGCCACCGCGCTGTACCTGCAGATGGAGCACGTCGTCGATACTTGCCGAAG CGAAGCCGAAATGGTCTCTGCAATGAAGACGCCAAGGGAAGAGTTCTTGACGGGCCGGATGCTGAGTCATCCGGAGGTGATGGCTTACAGGAGCCGGGAAGTCTCGGAGAACAACATGCCTCTCCGAAACACGTCTCTCTGCGATGGGAGGGCCTTTGCCTCCACTTTGTACAGTGGCCTGTCTGGATCACCCCTTTCCTACACTGGATACAACCCCATTCCAGTCAATGGTTTCCTCTTAGACGACGAGCTGCGAGAGGCAAGGATGCCCCTGCCGGATGTCTCGAGGGTCAACTCTTTCCCAAAGGAGAGAACGCTGCCATGTGACAGCTCCAGGACAATCCCTGCAGACTACACCAGAGCCGTCACCGATCTTTCAGCCAACATGTGCCATGCCACCATCTATTCTCCAAAAGAGGCTGCTGCCGAAGAGGCCAGAAGTGACATGCACTACAGCATAGCCGCTGGTCCTAAGCCCGTCGCACCTTCGGTCCGAAACAATCCCTACTTCGCCTGTGACAAAGCGGCCAAAGAAGAAGAGCGGACCTCTTCGGAAGATGAGATAAGCCAACACTTCGAACCAACCAACACACCAATGAACCGAAAGGGTCTCAtcagcccccagagcccccagaAATCAGACTGCCAACCCAACTCGCCAACTGAGTCCAGCAGCAGCAAGAACGCCCGCATTGCTCAAAGCTCTGGCTCTCTGGGTACCAAGAGCCCTACCGACCCCAAAGCCTGCAACTGGAAGAAGTACAAATTCATTGTCCTCAACAACCTCAACCAGAGCACCAAGCAAGACGGTGGTGACCAGAACGAAGCGGAGACCCTCTCCCCTCGCTCCTATGTGTCTACGTCAGTTTGCCAGCAGTCCATGGAACCTGAGAATCTAGATGTCCAGTCCCCAACCAAGCTGAGCTTGAATGGGGAAGACTCGACAATCCCACAAGCAAGCAGGCTCAACAACATTGTGAACAG ATCTCTGGATGGGTCCCCTCGGAGCAGTGAGGGGCAGTCCCCTCTGTACCTGCATTCCTCAAAATGCAGCTCCtgtggctcccagtccccccagCATTCTGAGATGTGCCTTCACACCCCTGGCTCGACCTTTGGAGAGGAAATGGGCGAAACCCACTCCGAATACTCCGACTCCAGTTGTG AAAACGGAGCCTTCTTCTGCAACGAGTGTGACTGTAGGTTCTCTGAAGAGGCTTCCCTCAAGAGACACTCCCTGCAGGCGCACAGTGATAAGCCCTACAAGTGTGACCGTTGCCAGGCCTCCTTCCGCTACAAGGGAAACCTAGCCAGCCACAAAACCGTTCACACAG GTGAGAAGCCATATCGTTGCACTATCTGCGGAGCGCAGTTCAACCGGCCGGCCAACCTGAAGACCCACACGCGCATCCACTCCGGAGAGAAGCCCTACAAGTGTGAGACCTGTGGGGCCAGATTTGTCCAG GTTGCCCATCTCCGAGCTCATGTGCTAATCCACACTGGCGAAAAACCCTACCCCTGTGAAATTTGTGGCACACGCTTCCGGCACCTGCAGACGCTCAAAAGTCACCTTCGAATCCACACTGGAGAAAAACCGTACCAT
- the BCL6 gene encoding B-cell lymphoma 6 protein isoform X1, which yields MASPADSCIQFTRHASDVLLNLNRLRSRDILTDVVIIVNREQFRAHKTVLMACSGLFYSIFTDQLKCNLNIITLAPDINPEGFCILLDFMYTSRLNLRESNIMAVMATALYLQMEHVVDTCRRFVKSSEAEMVSAMKTPREEFLTGRMLSHPEVMAYRSREVSENNMPLRNTSLCDGRAFASTLYSGLSGSPLSYTGYNPIPVNGFLLDDELREARMPLPDVSRVNSFPKERTLPCDSSRTIPADYTRAVTDLSANMCHATIYSPKEAAAEEARSDMHYSIAAGPKPVAPSVRNNPYFACDKAAKEEERTSSEDEISQHFEPTNTPMNRKGLISPQSPQKSDCQPNSPTESSSSKNARIAQSSGSLGTKSPTDPKACNWKKYKFIVLNNLNQSTKQDGGDQNEAETLSPRSYVSTSVCQQSMEPENLDVQSPTKLSLNGEDSTIPQASRLNNIVNRSLDGSPRSSEGQSPLYLHSSKCSSCGSQSPQHSEMCLHTPGSTFGEEMGETHSEYSDSSCENGAFFCNECDCRFSEEASLKRHSLQAHSDKPYKCDRCQASFRYKGNLASHKTVHTGEKPYRCTICGAQFNRPANLKTHTRIHSGEKPYKCETCGARFVQVAHLRAHVLIHTGEKPYPCEICGTRFRHLQTLKSHLRIHTGEKPYHCEKCNLHFRHKSQLRLHLRQKHGAITNTKVQYRVSTTELPPELPKAC from the exons ATGGCCTCTCCAGCAGACAGCTGCATCCAGTTCACCCGCCATGCAAGCGATGTACTTCTCAATCTCAACCGCCTTCGGAGCCGGGATATCCTCACCGATGTCGTTATCATCGTGAACCGGGAGCAGTTCAGAGCCCACAAAACTGTCCTCATGGCCTGCAG CGGCCTCTTCTACAGCATATTCACCGACCAGCTAAAGTGCAATCTGAACATCATCACTCTGGCCCCAGACATCAACCCTGAGGGATTCTGCATCCTGCTGGACTTCATGTACACCTCCCGCCTCAACCTGAGGGAAAGCAACATCATGGCCGTCATGGCCACCGCGCTGTACCTGCAGATGGAGCACGTCGTCGATACTTGCCGAAGGTTTGTCAAGTCTAG CGAAGCCGAAATGGTCTCTGCAATGAAGACGCCAAGGGAAGAGTTCTTGACGGGCCGGATGCTGAGTCATCCGGAGGTGATGGCTTACAGGAGCCGGGAAGTCTCGGAGAACAACATGCCTCTCCGAAACACGTCTCTCTGCGATGGGAGGGCCTTTGCCTCCACTTTGTACAGTGGCCTGTCTGGATCACCCCTTTCCTACACTGGATACAACCCCATTCCAGTCAATGGTTTCCTCTTAGACGACGAGCTGCGAGAGGCAAGGATGCCCCTGCCGGATGTCTCGAGGGTCAACTCTTTCCCAAAGGAGAGAACGCTGCCATGTGACAGCTCCAGGACAATCCCTGCAGACTACACCAGAGCCGTCACCGATCTTTCAGCCAACATGTGCCATGCCACCATCTATTCTCCAAAAGAGGCTGCTGCCGAAGAGGCCAGAAGTGACATGCACTACAGCATAGCCGCTGGTCCTAAGCCCGTCGCACCTTCGGTCCGAAACAATCCCTACTTCGCCTGTGACAAAGCGGCCAAAGAAGAAGAGCGGACCTCTTCGGAAGATGAGATAAGCCAACACTTCGAACCAACCAACACACCAATGAACCGAAAGGGTCTCAtcagcccccagagcccccagaAATCAGACTGCCAACCCAACTCGCCAACTGAGTCCAGCAGCAGCAAGAACGCCCGCATTGCTCAAAGCTCTGGCTCTCTGGGTACCAAGAGCCCTACCGACCCCAAAGCCTGCAACTGGAAGAAGTACAAATTCATTGTCCTCAACAACCTCAACCAGAGCACCAAGCAAGACGGTGGTGACCAGAACGAAGCGGAGACCCTCTCCCCTCGCTCCTATGTGTCTACGTCAGTTTGCCAGCAGTCCATGGAACCTGAGAATCTAGATGTCCAGTCCCCAACCAAGCTGAGCTTGAATGGGGAAGACTCGACAATCCCACAAGCAAGCAGGCTCAACAACATTGTGAACAG ATCTCTGGATGGGTCCCCTCGGAGCAGTGAGGGGCAGTCCCCTCTGTACCTGCATTCCTCAAAATGCAGCTCCtgtggctcccagtccccccagCATTCTGAGATGTGCCTTCACACCCCTGGCTCGACCTTTGGAGAGGAAATGGGCGAAACCCACTCCGAATACTCCGACTCCAGTTGTG AAAACGGAGCCTTCTTCTGCAACGAGTGTGACTGTAGGTTCTCTGAAGAGGCTTCCCTCAAGAGACACTCCCTGCAGGCGCACAGTGATAAGCCCTACAAGTGTGACCGTTGCCAGGCCTCCTTCCGCTACAAGGGAAACCTAGCCAGCCACAAAACCGTTCACACAG GTGAGAAGCCATATCGTTGCACTATCTGCGGAGCGCAGTTCAACCGGCCGGCCAACCTGAAGACCCACACGCGCATCCACTCCGGAGAGAAGCCCTACAAGTGTGAGACCTGTGGGGCCAGATTTGTCCAG GTTGCCCATCTCCGAGCTCATGTGCTAATCCACACTGGCGAAAAACCCTACCCCTGTGAAATTTGTGGCACACGCTTCCGGCACCTGCAGACGCTCAAAAGTCACCTTCGAATCCACACTGGAGAAAAACCGTACCAT